A genomic stretch from Candidatus Bathyarchaeota archaeon includes:
- the hypF gene encoding carbamoyltransferase HypF, producing the protein MRAEIKALGIVQGVGFRPFIYRIATANNLKGYVRNRGDAGVEIVAEGRELDINHFLNDLEKKRPPLACIYKTLIRYKKDTGSFNEFTILKSSEAKELAGSAIPPDIAICNECLKELRNHSDPRHDYFFITCTNCGPRYTTIRKLPYDRQNTTMQDFKMCEFCKTEYTNPANRRFHAQTVACPKCGPQAYLTTNKGEPVPLKDPIREAGCLLEEGHVLAIKGYGGFHVATATTKDDPIRRLRKVKHRTQKPFAIMARNLQTVRTFANVSQKKAEILSSHARPIVLLDKAENYYLSELVAPSLHNVGVMLPYTGLHVMLFDQVKEPAFVMTSANPPSQPIIAENVEALKTLGSTVDYFLFHNRAIAQRCDDSVIRLHNTKMSFIRRSRGYAPTPINLKHSFSKCVLGVGAEENVTSCILWHDKAFMSQYVGDVENLETFTFLKRTIRHLMLLTNAKIDAVACDLHPKFATTRLAQEIADQVDCSVTPVQHHHAHMLSLMGEHGLDEIVGIVCDGYGYGENGKPWGGEVLHCTQDCFKRVGHLQEQLLVGGDLAARYPLRMAAGILDDVVNIGNWLLKRSKYLPHGREEAQAIISQLNSKHPPLATTSCGRVLDAVSAILDICHERTYQGEPAMKLEAAATHGQDVLKLQPEIENEVLDTTGIVWAVFEAKDEFSAADLAYSTQSYLAKGLAQLAVGAAQKMGIKAIGFSGGVAYNKHITSAIKKLVEKNGIGFYVHESLPAGDGGISFGQALAAVICASG; encoded by the coding sequence GTGCGTGCAGAAATCAAAGCCCTCGGCATCGTTCAAGGAGTAGGATTTCGTCCTTTCATCTACCGGATAGCCACCGCAAACAACCTTAAAGGCTACGTTAGGAACCGTGGCGATGCAGGTGTAGAAATTGTTGCAGAGGGCAGAGAACTCGACATAAATCATTTTCTGAATGACTTGGAAAAGAAGAGACCGCCCCTCGCCTGCATTTACAAAACACTCATACGTTATAAGAAAGACACAGGAAGCTTCAACGAGTTCACCATCCTCAAAAGCTCTGAAGCAAAGGAACTAGCAGGCTCAGCAATTCCACCAGACATCGCCATATGCAACGAATGTCTAAAAGAACTTCGTAACCATTCAGATCCGAGACACGATTACTTCTTTATCACATGCACCAACTGCGGTCCACGCTACACAACAATCCGCAAACTGCCCTACGACAGGCAAAACACCACAATGCAAGATTTCAAAATGTGCGAGTTCTGCAAAACAGAGTACACAAACCCCGCTAACAGAAGATTCCACGCCCAAACAGTGGCCTGCCCCAAATGCGGACCACAAGCATACCTAACGACAAACAAAGGCGAACCTGTACCCCTTAAAGACCCAATACGTGAAGCAGGGTGTCTGCTAGAGGAAGGACATGTACTCGCAATCAAAGGCTACGGCGGTTTTCACGTAGCAACCGCGACAACCAAAGACGACCCCATACGCAGACTTAGAAAGGTTAAGCACAGAACCCAAAAGCCCTTCGCCATCATGGCACGAAACCTACAAACAGTTCGCACCTTTGCAAACGTTAGCCAAAAAAAGGCAGAGATATTATCTTCACATGCAAGGCCAATAGTGCTCCTAGACAAAGCAGAAAACTACTATCTTTCAGAACTAGTCGCACCGAGCCTACATAACGTCGGTGTAATGCTGCCATACACCGGATTGCATGTAATGCTGTTTGATCAAGTAAAAGAACCGGCATTTGTTATGACCAGTGCAAATCCTCCAAGCCAACCAATAATCGCAGAAAATGTCGAAGCTTTGAAGACGCTGGGCTCTACAGTTGACTATTTCTTGTTTCACAACAGAGCAATTGCCCAAAGATGCGACGACTCGGTCATCCGTCTGCACAACACAAAAATGAGCTTCATCCGAAGATCGCGAGGATACGCCCCCACGCCTATCAATCTCAAACATTCATTCAGCAAGTGTGTTTTGGGTGTAGGTGCAGAAGAAAATGTAACCTCTTGTATCCTGTGGCATGATAAGGCTTTCATGTCCCAATACGTAGGTGATGTAGAAAACCTTGAAACTTTCACTTTCTTAAAAAGGACAATTCGCCACTTGATGCTACTGACAAATGCGAAAATCGACGCAGTAGCCTGTGACTTACATCCAAAATTCGCCACGACAAGACTAGCTCAAGAAATAGCAGACCAAGTAGATTGCTCAGTTACACCTGTTCAACATCATCATGCGCACATGCTTTCCTTGATGGGAGAACACGGTTTGGACGAGATTGTCGGAATCGTCTGCGATGGCTATGGCTATGGAGAGAACGGAAAACCTTGGGGAGGCGAAGTTCTCCATTGTACCCAAGACTGTTTTAAACGAGTTGGCCATCTTCAGGAACAACTCCTAGTTGGAGGCGACTTAGCAGCCCGCTATCCCCTTCGAATGGCAGCGGGAATACTAGACGACGTAGTAAACATTGGAAACTGGCTTCTAAAAAGAAGCAAATATCTCCCTCATGGAAGAGAAGAAGCGCAAGCAATAATTAGCCAACTTAACAGCAAACACCCCCCCTTAGCCACCACAAGCTGTGGACGAGTTTTAGACGCTGTCTCAGCAATCTTAGACATTTGTCATGAAAGGACATATCAGGGGGAACCAGCGATGAAGCTGGAAGCAGCAGCAACACATGGTCAGGATGTGCTTAAGCTGCAACCAGAGATTGAAAATGAGGTTCTTGACACGACTGGCATTGTATGGGCTGTTTTCGAGGCAAAAGACGAGTTTTCAGCTGCAGATTTGGCGTACTCCACCCAGTCTTACTTGGCAAAGGGCCTGGCTCAACTTGCAGTTGGAGCAGCGCAGAAAATGGGAATAAAGGCAATAGGATTCTCCGGCGGCGTAGCCTACAACAAACACATAACATCTGCCATAAAGAAGCTTGTGGAAAAAAACGGGATTGGATTTTATGTGCACGAATCGCTCCCAGCTGGCGATGGTGGAATTTCCTTCGGGCAAGCTCTCGCAGCCGTAATTTGCGCTAGCGGCTGA
- a CDS encoding MFS transporter translates to MNQKEDKPRFGFMTRNYLVLTLTSTLCGIPTSICNTYFSLYVFGLGGTEITIGLIAALGSTTYVIFSIIGGHIADLYGRKKLIGLMTIILGLSQFLVAIAPNWQFLILAIILTNMCWIFEPAFWAILADSINEQKRGTAFAFYSCLSFLPWAIMPSIGGYLIDIHGILAPMRWAYVGLAIIGITAGIIRLSMLTETISPQNRQTDEQYSLKGLSKLVKDAFKGHLQTWSWMPHSALALTAIYILWAFEYGLVEPYWIVYAEEIIGVTSTQWGIVISIGSAISIASKILIVGKLLDKFSRRKILLATTALDIFTYLLFIRCGMFIQVLALWTASSFIWSFYEPTYSSLEADLIPKERRGRVFAAFGVAWSAFSVPASLLGGFVYERVNPELSFVMASVVIMLCFILTALFIKQPQCTEK, encoded by the coding sequence TTGAACCAAAAAGAGGACAAGCCACGCTTTGGCTTCATGACACGCAACTACTTAGTGCTAACCCTCACATCCACACTATGTGGAATCCCCACAAGCATCTGTAACACCTACTTCTCCCTATACGTCTTCGGACTAGGCGGAACAGAGATAACAATAGGCCTAATCGCAGCCTTGGGAAGCACTACTTATGTCATATTCTCGATCATAGGCGGCCACATAGCAGATCTGTATGGCAGAAAGAAACTAATCGGCTTAATGACCATAATCCTTGGGTTAAGCCAATTCCTCGTAGCAATCGCACCCAACTGGCAATTCCTAATCCTAGCCATAATACTAACAAACATGTGCTGGATATTCGAACCCGCATTCTGGGCCATACTAGCAGACTCCATAAACGAACAAAAAAGAGGAACAGCCTTCGCATTCTACAGCTGCCTAAGCTTCCTACCATGGGCCATAATGCCCTCCATCGGCGGCTACCTAATCGACATCCACGGCATTCTAGCCCCAATGAGATGGGCTTACGTTGGCCTGGCAATAATAGGCATAACTGCAGGAATAATACGACTATCAATGCTCACAGAAACCATTTCTCCTCAGAACAGACAAACTGATGAGCAATACAGCCTTAAAGGATTAAGCAAACTCGTAAAAGACGCCTTCAAAGGACACTTACAAACATGGTCATGGATGCCCCACTCAGCCCTCGCCCTAACAGCCATCTACATTTTATGGGCATTCGAATACGGCCTAGTCGAACCCTACTGGATAGTCTACGCCGAAGAAATAATCGGCGTCACATCTACACAATGGGGCATCGTCATAAGCATAGGCAGTGCAATCAGCATCGCGTCGAAGATACTTATAGTTGGCAAACTGCTAGACAAATTCAGTCGAAGAAAAATTCTGTTAGCAACAACAGCCTTAGACATATTCACCTACCTTCTCTTTATCCGCTGCGGCATGTTCATACAAGTTCTAGCTCTCTGGACCGCAAGTTCCTTCATATGGTCTTTTTATGAGCCAACATACTCATCTTTGGAAGCAGACCTGATTCCAAAGGAAAGAAGAGGAAGAGTGTTCGCTGCTTTCGGCGTTGCTTGGTCAGCATTCAGCGTTCCAGCAAGTCTTCTAGGAGGATTCGTTTACGAGCGAGTTAATCCTGAATTGTCCTTCGTCATGGCATCGGTTGTCATTATGCTATGTTTTATTCTAACTGCACTATTCATTAAGCAACCACAATGCACTGAAAAGTAG